A window of Rosa rugosa chromosome 7, drRosRugo1.1, whole genome shotgun sequence genomic DNA:
TTATCATAATTTTCATTCTGCAATCTTAAAAAATTAATCAATCAGAACGCAATTATTTTTCAATTCATTTTTCATCAATTTATTGCATGCATCATATCCAGTTGCATCAAACAACATCCAAAAAACCCAGATCCCAAACGATTGTATTTCATTACGTTTCCAGATGTCAATCCCAATCAATTTGTCAACGATGAACAATTCCTAGCTCGCTCCACCAATATGAAAACAATGAACAATTCCTCCCTATCATATCTTGAATAGTTTGCATTCTTCATCTTGAAAAATTAATCAGAACACAATTATTTTTCATCAaattattgcatgcatcatAATCCCAGTTGCACCAAACAACATCCCAAAAACCACAACTCAAACGATTCTATTCCATTACGTTTCCGGATGTCAATCCCAAATCCACTCTACCAATTCCAAACACCAAACaccaaacaacaacaacaacaaaaaataatcTAACAGCTTGTAAACTTGGTGACCGCCTTGGTTCCCTCGGAAACTGCATGCTTGGCCAGCTCTCCAGGCAACACCAACCGAACAGCAGTCTGGATCTCCCTCGAGGTAATGGTCGGCTTCTTGTTGTACCTGGCCAACCTCGAGGCCTCCTGCGCCAGCTTCTCAAAAATATCATTGATAAAACTGTTCATGATCCCCATGGCCTTGCTGGAGATACCAATGTCCGGATGAACCTGCTTCAGAACCTTGAAGATGTAGATCTTATAGGTCTCCGTGctcttcttcaccttcttcttcttcttcatctccacgCCGCCTTCCTTGGGGATCTTCTTCTCCGCCTTCGGTTTCTTCTCCGCCGCCGGGGACTTCTCCGCCACCGGCTTCTTCTCGGCCTTCGTCGGAGCCATTGATTGTGATTTGATGCTGATCGAActatgagaaagagagagtgaatTCAGGGGTTTCGGTGGAGGGTGCATGGAATGTTATATAGGGCGGGAGGTGGGTTGTGATTGGAGGAGGGGTTTTGGAGGGGATCGGTGACGTGGCGGATTTGGAAACCCAAGGTTGATTTCGTTACGGTATTAACTCTCAGCCGTACGATTGCGTGagagattgttttttttttcttttcgggtTTTGCTTCTTTGACTTGTATTGGGCGGAATTTTTGCACTCCCACAACTGACCACTTGAGCACGATTGTCTTCGGCCCGATAACTAAGTATCAGAAAATTTACATATTTTTACTACTTGAGTGATAAAACTGTTAATTcctttagttttatgtggttaTTTGTACACAATGCCACAATCTGACCTATTCTACTTTGGTCAAGTGTACCCACCATACTTTTCACTGTGAAAGAAGAATGTTCACATTGTTGATCAATCACTCCATTTTCACCCTATATCTAAGTTTCCACTAATGTGTCTTTTTTGTTTCTACAGAGTTATGTTCATTGAATCATTATGCACTCTTTTCGCCAGTATTTTGGTGCTGAGTGGAGATATGCATTCAAATACCATATTTAACGCCTTCTCCAAACAGTTTTCAACTTCGTTTGAATTCTATACCGTTTTGTGTTTTTATCTTAATTCTGTTTGGTTCTTTGCTAATTGATGTTAAAATTTGGTTCCTCGCAGTACGCACATTTGAAATTTATCAGAAGTACTTAAACGGGTGTTAGAATTGGGCTCTAGTATCTGGATTGTAATTTGATCAAAATCTATAATAAAGCTATCCAGATCTTCTTCCAGTTTTAACTTTGGTTGTAATTATTTGAATGTGTTGACatgagaaaatgagaaattcaGGTTATGATTGCATGGTTGGATGGCCATTTTTGATGGATGACCGTGGCCTTCGTGCTTTTCATTGTGCTGTCTTGTAGTTAAAGCATGCTttattaaaaggaaaaaagcaAGCACCTTTCATCGTCATGGCCCAAAAACTAGTGGAGAATCTATCCCCAATCTTGTTGGTCGGGTATCTTCTATCCGCAACTCCATCCACATTGGTCATTCAGTCATTGATAGATAGTCCGAGGCCTTACAAAATTTATAGAGGAGTGATTTTTTTTCTCCCATCTTCTTCTAGTTTTTTCAACTAATCAAGCAGTCTGTTCTTTTTCTCGACTCTCAAGTCTCTTCAGTAGAATTCCATGGCTGAGTTCCTTACTTTTGCTGCACAGGAAATGCTGACCAAAGTGGCTTCACTTGCCACTCAAGAGTTCACTCTTTTATGAGGATTCAATGGAGAATTAGCAAATCTGCGTAAGTCGCTGCTCTTTCTTGAAGCTGTGCTACGAGATGCTGAACAGATGCGACAAGATCAGGGCGAGGCTGTGAAGCTCTGGTTGGAGGAGCTTGAAGATATAGCTCATCCTGCCGATGATGTTTTGGATGACTACGGATATGAGCTTCTTCGGCGTAAGGTGGAACTGTGAAACCAAATGCAGAAAAAGGTGCAAAATTTGTTTTCCCTCTCCAATCCCATCTTTTTTCGTGTTAAAATGGCACATAAAATTAAGAAAATCAACACATCTTTGGAGGATTTGGGTAAAAGGGCAAGCAGTTTTGGGTTTGTTGCTAGGCCTTCCATAGAGGCAACAAGCTCCTATGATAGAAGAATTGATAGGGAAACATACTCTGAGTTCAAAAAAGATGAAAGCAATATCATTGGAAGGAAAGATGTTGTGGAAGATATAGTGAAAACCTTGACCAACTCAAACAACAGTAAGGAAAATGATCCTTCAGTTCTGGCCGTTGTGGGAATGGGGGGACTTGGGAAGACCACTTTGGCTAAATCAGTATATCATGATGATAGGATAAAACAACACTTCCAAGAAAGGATGTGGTTCTGTGTGTCTGTCCCTTTTGAAGTCAACTTGATTTTAAGGGGAATCTTGGAGTCTCTTAAACCTGAGTATGCTTCGGTACAAACTATAGATGCAATGTGTAAAATCCTAAAAGATGAGTTGAAAGGGAAAAAATATCTTCTCGTGCTCGATGATGTTTGGAATGACAATTCTCAAAAATGGGAAGAATTGATCAATTGCTTGGTGGAGACCCAAGGAAGCAGCATCCTTGTCACCACCCGTCGTGATAAAGTTGCAAAAATGGTTCCTAGGTGTGATTTGAAAAAACTATCAGATGATGAATGTTGGCTCATACTGAAAGACAAAGCAATTCCAGTTGGGGGTGCTTCTATCGCTGGAGATCAAGAAAAAATTGGAAGGAAGATTGCTAAAAAGTGCGGAGGTGTACCATTGATAGCAAAGGTATGTAAATGATACCAAAGTTTTAGTTTTCATGCTTTCtacttatttttattaattgatgagaaaatttctaaaaataaaaGAGCAACAGGAAGAATCATGCAAATCACCCTatgcaaaagaaaaatatattgcGGAAGCCTTTCAGTTTAGGAAGTTACGTTTAACTCTTGGAAACAAAGAAATTTAGAGAAAATTTGCACTGAAAAATGGCCAAGTATTCGATTGCCTAACTGGCTTGATCGAGTATATATACAAATGAGGACCTGTAATGATGCAGTAACCTTCTAACAACCTAACCTACTTATTCTTAACTGAACCATCAGGATGATATCAGGACGATGCCACATGTCCATTTCCTAACAAAACTTTTAATAGTTGACTTCATCGTAAGGAGTAAGGACCATGGACTCGATCAACAATATGGTTTTCACAAAAACATCATTTGCCACTCTTTCCCTTCAGTTCGCACATTATAATAGTTGAAGCACATTATTTAGTGGAGAAGAAACATCTACGCAAGTTGTTCCTTACATGGGAGCATAGATGGCCAAGCAGCGGTGCTGAAAATGATGAAGGTGTACTTGAAGTCCTGCGACCGCATTCTAATCTGGAATTTTTGAGGATTTGTGGCTTCATGGGTGTTAAATTTCCATCATGGTTATCGCTATCCAACAACTTAAATTACAGGAATGCAACAAATGCGAAGGAGTCCCAGAACTTAGCCAGCTGCCCAATCTTGTACACGTGAAGATGAACCGGATGCAGAACCTCAGGTGTTTGGGATATGAGTTTTATGGTTATGATCACGCTTCTGATGATACAAGGGTTTTGTTTCCTGCATTGAAAACATTATGTATTGAGTGGGCGAATAACCTAATTGAATGGATGGAAGTGTTTCCTTGCCTTGAGGAGTTGACCCTGAGGTATTGCAGTCAATTGAGAAGTGCTCCCagtcattttccatctctgaaATAATAGCAAGTATTCTAAGCAATAAACTGACCACTCTCACTTCTCTCGAGATACGCTTTGTCGTTTTGGAATGAGCTGGATTCATTCCCTGCTTTTCAGGTTCTACCTCAACTTGAAGAATTAAGTATCTTCGGGTGGCCTAAGCTCAAGTCTCTGCCGTCTTTGACCCATTTGCACATATATTCCTTTGGAGTAGAGGTAATTCCAGAATGGTTGGGAAATCTTGCATCTCTTCACTTCTTGCGTATTTACGAATGCGAGAATCTGATGTCTCTACCTTCTGTCCAAGCTATGCAACGCCTCACCAAATTAGATAGGCTACAGATATCCCGTTGTCCTCTTTTGAGTGAAAGATGCACCGCGGAGAGCGGCCCAAGATTTATCATATATATTCCGAACCTCCAAGGtaactctttttcttttctttttctcaagttCATCGAGTACCTTTTTATCAGTCGTATAAATCAGTGACAAGAATGCTTTGGCTGTTTCTTATCACTCTCAGTTTTCTTCTCATCTCTGCTAGTCGTTTTATAATCAGTCAATTTAATTGATTCAAAAATACAAGTTCCACTATTAGGTGGGACAAAAATTCATGGAGCTCTGAATTTCTCAAGTTATTTACAAAATTCATGAAGTTTTGATGTGTCCATAACTTCTTTTTTATTAGTTCGGGGAGGCAGATACTAGCATCGACTCTTTTCTGTGACACATCAAGAATATGTGTAATTGCTCCAAGTTTGCAGTAATATGTGTAAGTTATGTGACACCTTCTAGTCTCTTCTGATGTTTTCCCCTATCCTCTCGCTGCTCTGTCGATTCCATGTCAGCTTACACCTACATTGTATCTGCAGGAGCATCTACAATTCGATATCATCTCTCTATCAACATTGCAGGATTGGGGTCGTAAGCGAAATTGGAAAAAGGTCGTTTGATGCTCATGTTGTTGTTAAAAGTATTAAGAGGCCCTCCAATTGCTACAGGTATAAATTCCTCTCTGTTAAATTCAAAAGAATAACTCACTCCAATCCCTACGTTTCATGATCAGTATGTTGAGTGGCAGAAATTTTGATTTAGCATTTATACTTCTGAGGCAAAAAAATTTTAGACATacatgtccttttttttttttttttttttttccgattaCAATACATATACAGTATATTCTTTTATGTCTTTTAATTGGAGGGGGAAGATCTTTACTTTCATGTTCTTTCTCAAATAGTTGGACTGATTATGGAAAAGTGAAGAAGGTGGTTGCGCTTGTGTTGCTGTGAAGGTACTAAAATAAAAGGCACTCCAATAGATACTGGTAGAGACTCCTCTATGTTATACTTAAGgctataaaataaatataacaccAAGTTTTTATCTCTACAGGCATGTTATCGGACACTTCAATATATCACATAGGAACTGTAGGATAAGAGTTGTTTAGGTACTCGGCttctccatccattgccaattggttttgggttAGATGCTCTAGTACTTTCAGGTATAGATGAATAAAGATAAAAATGAAGGGCAAGTGGTAAAATATATTGCAGCGTGGAGTGCCAAAATCATCACCCTATTCTTATTAGTATATTCCAATTAGATATGTTATAAATTTATGGTTTTCTCCCTATGAATTAAGGAATATGTGCAGTTTACGAGTACATTCTTGAGACCATTTTGACTTTGAATTGGAGGTCTCTACAAATGTTGTCATCTGAAGGTGGACATGTTGAGTTCAAACAGAAGGTTGATGTAGGTTGGTGCATTTCAAAATAAGTAGGTTAAGATTAAACTTCATCTTTTGTCCTTACCATTTCCAGTACACTATTTAAGTGGTTTTGTGCTGTGAATTATATCGAGGATTGCAAATTGGTAGAGTTTATGTTACTAGATTAGCTGAGTTATTACCACTGGAGAGTATGTTTTGGAAATTTGTTGCATATTACCATGGATGAGAAATAAGCAAGGCAGGTTATTTAACTGAAGTGCAAGGTCTTATTTCTGTACAGGAAGTGGATATCGGTCATGAGATTTTCAGTTATGGTGGTTTCAGTTAGTTCATGGACACAATTTCTTTGGATCCTAATTTTCAAAGGTATGGAAACCCATGGTCTTCTTACATTTAACCATCATACTGCTGATGAGATTCAGGTTAAGATATTATGCTGAAAAGAGATAGCTTTCATATTTGGCAGGCGCACTGCAATTTCCTAAATATATTATCTGCATTATGGGGGCAAATCCAGGACTGATGATTCTTCCTTACTGCCAAGCCAAGCTGAACATCAAGTTCCCTTTCAGCAAAGAGGCTTTCAGGCTGTGCCTCCAAACTGTTGAATGTGGCATATTCAGCTCTCAAGTTTACTACTTTTTGCTGTTCAAATTCTTGATGGATTTGATGCTTTATGCTCTTGATGAATTCTTATCTGAAGAGAGAAAACTGGAGTTTGAGGATGCATCTGAAAACAGCAATGGAGTAATTAATAACAAAGCTGCCATTGGACAGAGGCTTCAGGACCCAGAAGGTATACAAAAGGCTTGAGTTAATTGCTACTGATTCTGTAGTCATGTGCAGCTTCTATTCTTGCAGTGAGTTGTCCATTTGTTGTTGTACCAGTACATATAGAAGCATCAAGTGTCTTCTTGACTTTAGCTTGGTATCAAACATACAAAAAGAAGTCTCCTCTTAATTTTTTTGCCCTTATGTATATGATCTTGATTTTCATGCTGTCCTCTGGCTGAAGCCTTATCTAATGAAGTTGTCTTTTAATTGAAGAGCTTGCTCTTATTTCTGTGCAGGAAGTGGTTAAAGCATAGCATATATTGGCCATGATTGATTCAGTTATGGCCTTAATGGCAGTTTGGGGGATTTTGATGAGCACAATTTATTTGGATATCCTGATTTTCGAAGGTAAAATGGTCTTCTTACATCTATTTTAGTGCAGATAGAATTCAGGTTAAGATAACATGCCTAAAAGGGATGCTAGTACTATATGACATTCCGCACTgaaactttttaatttttatataaaATAAATGCAGTTTGTGGGAAAATTCAGGACCTGATGAGACTTCCTTAGTGCCAAGCCAAGCAGCGAAACCTTTTGGTTTGTGTCTTCAAACTGTTGAATGCAGAACTTTTAATGGCTTGCAGCTTGAAGGTCTGCCCATTTTTTGTTCCTTTGTCAAGACTCAAGACAGCATCGAATATGTGCGCAAAACTGGTCCTTGTTATTTTTCAGCGAGACTATGGAACTTACAATGTGAAGCATTTGACCAGTTCTGCTGTACTATAGAGCAACTATTATCATTCTACTTTGTGTCTTTTCTTGGGGATTTCTCTAGCTCTTTGGATTTTCTTAGTTTGAAGGAAGATGACATTATGGTTTCAAAGAGTCACTGGAGTTGGCTTTTGGAGAGATTTGGAAGCTGGTTGAAAACATACTGGGATGCTGGTTCATCATTATCCTTCCAATCCTTATCTCCAGGTGGCTTGACAGTTCAGATTTTATGGAAGAATTGTTTGTCAATCATTCTCCAAAGAAAACAACCAATTGCAGATGCTTTTGCAGATTGGTAGGTTTGTCTGAAATCAAAATTAATGCACTTTTTGgaacttttcttttccttgtttaTTGCCCCTTTTTTGCATTATGTGTTCTACAATTTACATCTTCACCCAGAGAGAAGAATGTGTTCTTTTTGTGATTTACTGTTTGCTGTGAAGTGCAATAAACTTCGCTGTAACCAAAATTTAGTGTAGGCAAAAGCTTTCTGTGAGCAAATAGAAGTTTTCAAAGTCTTGCAATTAGAACACCACAAGCTTTAACCTCTCATAAGAAAAGAGCAAAATTgtaatagtccttattctttaaCCACCAGCATTGAATATGTACACCAACTGGTCCTTGTTCTTTTGCAGCAAGACAATCAATTCATTCACCATTTTGATTTGGCAGGGGCATAATCTGTAGGTCGGTGTTTAGGAGTTTTATTCAATAGGAGAAACAACAGTTGTGCAATAGGCGCAAAGAGAGTCCAGGTACTTTATTTCTCTTTACCCTGTATGTTATTTACTTAGTTTTTTAAAGATAATGCAGAGATAGTTGACAGTAAATTTTGAGTTCATGTTCTTTCTCAAATTGTTGGACTGATTCTTATGGAAAGGTGAAGAAGGTGGTTGCTTTTGTGTTGCCGTGAAGGTAATAAAAGGCACTCCAGTTGATACAGGTAAAGATTCCTCTCTGTGTTTATACTTGAATAAAGctgtaaaataaataaaacaccAAGTTTTTACCTCTATAGGCATGTTATCAAACACTTCAATATATCACATAGGAAATGTAGGATAAGAGCTGCTAATGTACTGGGCTTCTCCAcccattgtcaattggttttgggttAGATGCTCTAGTACTTTCAGAGTTTCAGGTATAGACGCATGTATATAGATAAAAATGAAGTGCATGTGGTAAAATATAGGGCAAAGTGGAGTGCCAAAATCATCACCCTATTCTTATTAGTAATTGGATTTTATAAATTTATGGTTTCCCCCTATGAATCAAGGAATGTGTGTTGGTTTACCAGTAAGTTCTTGAGACCATTTTGACTTTGAATTGGAGGTCTCTGAAAAAATTTTCATCTGAAGATTGAACCAACCAATACGCTATTTAAGTGGTTCTTTGCTGCGAATTATGTTGAAAACAGTGGAATTCATACAAAGTGGTGGAGCTTATGTTGTTAGATTAGCTGAATTATTGAAACTGCTGAAGAGTGTATTGGAAAT
This region includes:
- the LOC133721872 gene encoding histone H2B.9-like, which encodes MAPTKAEKKPVAEKSPAAEKKPKAEKKIPKEGGVEMKKKKKVKKSTETYKIYIFKVLKQVHPDIGISSKAMGIMNSFINDIFEKLAQEASRLARYNKKPTITSREIQTAVRLVLPGELAKHAVSEGTKAVTKFTSC
- the LOC133720286 gene encoding putative disease resistance protein RGA3 isoform X1 yields the protein MQKKVQNLFSLSNPIFFRVKMAHKIKKINTSLEDLGKRASSFGFVARPSIEATSSYDRRIDRETYSEFKKDESNIIGRKDVVEDIVKTLTNSNNSKENDPSVLAVVGMGGLGKTTLAKSVYHDDRIKQHFQERMWFCVSVPFEVNLILRGILESLKPEYASVQTIDAMCKILKDELKGKKYLLVLDDVWNDNSQKWEELINCLVETQGSSILVTTRRDKVAKMVPRCDLKKLSDDECWLILKDKAIPVGGASIAGDQEKIGRKIAKKCGGVPLIAKVLPQLEELSIFGWPKLKSLPSLTHLHIYSFGVEVIPEWLGNLASLHFLRIYECENLMSLPSVQAMQRLTKLDRLQISRCPLLSERCTAESGPRFIIYIPNLQVRGGRY
- the LOC133720286 gene encoding putative disease resistance protein RGA3 isoform X3; this translates as MQKKVQNLFSLSNPIFFRVKMAHKIKKINTSLEDLGKRASSFGFVARPSIEATSSYDRRIDRETYSEFKKDESNIIGRKDVVEDIVKTLTNSNNSKENDPSVLAVVGMGGLGKTTLAKSVYHDDRIKQHFQERMWFCVSVPFEVNLILRGILESLKPEYASVQTIDAMCKILKDELKGKKYLLVLDDVWNDNSQKWEELINCLVETQGSSILVTTRRDKVAKMVPRCDLKKLSDDECWLILKDKAIPVGGASIAGDQEKIGRKIAKKCGGVPLIAKVLPQLEELSIFGWPKLKSLPSLTHLHIYSFGVELCNASPN
- the LOC133720286 gene encoding putative disease resistance protein RGA3 isoform X2, which produces MQKKVQNLFSLSNPIFFRVKMAHKIKKINTSLEDLGKRASSFGFVARPSIEATSSYDRRIDRETYSEFKKDESNIIGRKDVVEDIVKTLTNSNNSKENDPSVLAVVGMGGLGKTTLAKSVYHDDRIKQHFQERMWFCVSVPFEVNLILRGILESLKPEYASVQTIDAMCKILKDELKGKKYLLVLDDVWNDNSQKWEELINCLVETQGSSILVTTRRDKVAKMVPRCDLKKLSDDECWLILKDKAIPVGGASIAGDQEKIGRKIAKKCGGVPLIAKDDIRTMPHVHFLTKLLIVDFIVRSKDHGLDQQYGFHKNIICHSFPSVRTL